From the genome of Miscanthus floridulus cultivar M001 chromosome 10, ASM1932011v1, whole genome shotgun sequence, one region includes:
- the LOC136485515 gene encoding protein PYRICULARIA ORYZAE RESISTANCE 21-like yields the protein MAEKISMLIVVVDLDCHKCYHKIRKILCQLQDHERIRTISFDTESKTIAIVGPFDPHRLACKLRCKGGKVVRDVHIVDTTNGGGGKPPPENMPDAPPAPAPMRNGKKKNKNKEKAPPPAPPPPPERPPSPPPPEPAPGPPPETMMPPPSSPVHHPRPPDTGMSAMVPQPHYVEEKPPRTELEPPMSPPPKEMPPMKESPPPLMMPACPGRPLEQPVDEYVIPTVEIPSWPAPPVGPCGCPCCAPCYQGYYDSCRCGCCGRVYGTTVRPLPAPCGRYRGCRTFSDDDPSATCSVM from the exons ATGGCAGAGAAg ATCTCCATGCTAATCGTCGTGGTTGACCTTGATTGCCACAAGTGCTACCACAAGATCCGCAAGATTCTCTGCCAGCTccaag ACCATGAGAGGATCCGGACGATCTCCTTCGACACCGAGAGCAAGACGATCGCCATCGTGGGGCCATTCGACCCGCACCGGCTCGCATGCAAGCTCCGCTGCAAGGGCGGCAAGGTGGTCAGGGACGTCCACATCGTCGACACCaccaacggcggcggcgggaagCCTCCTCCAGAGAACATGCCAGACGCACCACCTGCGCCGGCGCCAATGAGgaacggcaagaagaagaacaagaacaaggagaaggcgccgccgccggcaccaccaccgccgcccgagcggcctccgtcgcctccgccgccggaGCCAGCACCTGGACCACCGCCCGAGACGATGATGCCGCCTCCGTCGTCCCCGGTCCACCACCCGCGTCCACCTGACACGGGGATGTCCGCTATGGTGCCCCAGCCGCACTACGTCGAGGAGAAGCCGCCCAGAACGGAGCTGGAGCCGCCGATGTCGCCCCCACCCAAGGAGATGCCGCCGATGAAGGAGAGTCCGCCGCCGCTGATGATGCCGGCGTGCCCGGGGCGGCCGCTGGAGCAGCCGGTGGATGAGTACGTGATCCCGACGGTAGAGATCCCGTCGTGGCCCGCGCCGCCCGTGGGGCCGTGCGGGTGCCCGTGCTGCGCGCCCTGCTACCAGGGCTACTACGACAGCTGCAGGTGCGGCTGCTGCGGCAGGGTGTACGGGACAACCGTGAGGCCGTTGCCTGCGCCGTGTGGCCGGTACAGGGGATGCCGGACCTTCAGCGACGACGACCCGTCGGCGACGTGCAGCGTCATGTGA